DNA from Paraburkholderia sp. ZP32-5:
GGCATCGGGCTTGGCGGTCTGCCGACCAACACGATCGCGTTGATGGCCGAGTACGCCCCGGCTCGCGCGCGTGCCGTGCTGATCACGTTGATGTTCATGGGCATCACGCTGGGCGGCACCGTGCCGGCGGTCGTCGCGGCCCTCGTGCCGAACGTGACGTGGCACCTGCTATTCCTGGTGGGCGGCGTACTGCCGATCGTCGCGGCGCTGCTGAATTTCGCGTTTCTGCCGGAATCGATGAAGTTCCTTGCGCTCAGGGATCCTCGTCATCCGCAACTGATCACGCTGGCGCGCCGGATGCGGCCGGAGTTGTCGTTGCCAGACAAGGCGAGCTTCATCATCGCGACCCGCAACGCGCAGCGCTTTGCGGTGCGGATGCTGTTCGAGGGCAAGCTGCGCTGGATCACGCCGCTCATCTGGATGTTGTTCATCACGAATCTGATGAGCAATTTCTTTCTCAACAGCTGGATGCCGACGCTGCTGCATGCGTCGGGACTGTCGCCCGCGCAGGCCGCGATTGCCGCGTCGATGTACTACTTCGGTGGCGTGGTCGGTGGTCTCGCGATTGCGGTAGCGCTGGATCGCGGCATGCTCGGCATCGTCGGGGTGTTCATGCTGCTGGCTTGCCCGGCGGTCGCGTGGCTGGGCACGCCCGGGTTTTCGCCGGTGATGCTGAAGCTGTCGGTGTTTCTGGTGGGCGTGACGGTGCTGGGTAATCAGCTCGGCCTGAATTCGGTGGTGGGCTTGAGCTATCCGACCGCGATTCGCGCGAACGGCACGGGCTGGGCGCTCGGGGTCGGCCGGGTCGGCGCGATTCTCGGGCCGCTGGTGGGCGGGCAGTTGATTCACGCGCAGTTGCCGTTGCGGCTGCTGTTCCTTGCGCCGATCGCGCCGCTCGCAATCGGCGCGGTGGCGGCGCTGATATTGCGGCCGCTGGCGCGCGACCGTTTCGCCAGAGTGGA
Protein-coding regions in this window:
- a CDS encoding MFS transporter codes for the protein MSDDTVQSGVVRVTQLVDEQRIGRFLISIMVLGFLCQIGDGYDLAAAAYAAVGIARDWHIERSLLAPVFSASLVGMMFGAPLFGFVGDRFGRRAAIIVCSTMCGLFSLATAGAHSLLALAVLRFFTGIGLGGLPTNTIALMAEYAPARARAVLITLMFMGITLGGTVPAVVAALVPNVTWHLLFLVGGVLPIVAALLNFAFLPESMKFLALRDPRHPQLITLARRMRPELSLPDKASFIIATRNAQRFAVRMLFEGKLRWITPLIWMLFITNLMSNFFLNSWMPTLLHASGLSPAQAAIAASMYYFGGVVGGLAIAVALDRGMLGIVGVFMLLACPAVAWLGTPGFSPVMLKLSVFLVGVTVLGNQLGLNSVVGLSYPTAIRANGTGWALGVGRVGAILGPLVGGQLIHAQLPLRLLFLAPIAPLAIGAVAALILRPLARDRFARVEPAQAAEERAAAEDVHADDAHAARAKSA